In one window of Deltaproteobacteria bacterium DNA:
- a CDS encoding isoprenylcysteine carboxylmethyltransferase family protein, whose product MNPSTGYALVLWGVLLFHLPQFYLMYFLQFTESGPGGLRDAAFNAGLFLAWAGLHSLLARGFSRRAVSKIFGADFSKLFYVTVAGLTQTAMIFLWRPLENEIWRFSGVWYAVLTLVFLFSSLFIFYSSLLLDYMEVLGVRSIIRRMKNEPKPEQKLMIRGPYAYCRHPVYLGTLVFLWIGPVMTSTRLQFALLGTAYLFLGAWLEEKTAAAELGDQWRRYRENVPMWIPRLRPWKP is encoded by the coding sequence ATGAACCCGTCAACAGGCTATGCCCTTGTTCTCTGGGGGGTGCTTCTTTTTCACCTTCCCCAGTTCTACCTCATGTATTTTCTCCAGTTCACGGAGTCAGGCCCCGGTGGATTGCGGGACGCGGCCTTCAACGCTGGGCTTTTTCTGGCCTGGGCCGGGCTTCACAGCCTTCTGGCACGGGGCTTTTCACGAAGGGCCGTTTCAAAAATCTTCGGGGCGGATTTTTCAAAGCTCTTTTACGTGACCGTGGCGGGCCTAACCCAAACGGCGATGATTTTTCTCTGGCGTCCCCTTGAAAACGAAATCTGGCGTTTTTCCGGCGTCTGGTATGCGGTTTTGACCCTCGTGTTCCTTTTTTCGTCGCTTTTCATCTTCTATTCGTCGCTTTTGCTGGATTACATGGAGGTATTGGGGGTGAGGAGCATAATCCGGCGCATGAAAAATGAGCCCAAGCCGGAACAAAAACTCATGATTCGCGGGCCTTACGCTTATTGCCGCCACCCTGTGTACCTTGGAACCCTGGTTTTCCTGTGGATCGGACCGGTTATGACCTCAACCCGCCTCCAGTTCGCCCTTCTGGGCACAGCCTACCTTTTTCTAGGGGCCTGGCTGGAGGAAAAAACAGCGGCAGCCGAGCTTGGGGACCAGTGGAGGCGCTACCGGGAAAACGTGCCCATGTGGATTCCGAGGCTT
- a CDS encoding LL-diaminopimelate aminotransferase, with translation MDRFPRADRLTALPPYLFAEIDRKKAEVKAQGVDIIDLGVGDPDLSTPPHIVKAMQEAAADGKYHHYPSYSGMRAFNDAVARYYKRRHGVELDPDREVITLIGSKEGIAHLPLAYINPGDLAITPSPAYPVYQVAVGFCGGECHTMNLLEENDFLPDLAHLPAQILDRAKLMFLNYPNNPTAATADGDFFNKVVSMADYHNFIVCHDAAYSELYFDNEAPVSFLETKGAKDVGIEFGSLSKTYNMTGWRIGYAVGNADAIAALGKVKSNIDSGAFDAVQAAGIVALDSDQSCVVENRAIFQNRRDVLLAGLTKLGLSARKPKATFYVWIRVPEGKTSADFSTLLLTQCGIVTTPGNGFGAPGEGYIRMALTVPAERIEEALARMAKL, from the coding sequence ATGGACAGATTTCCACGCGCAGACCGCCTGACGGCCCTTCCGCCCTACCTTTTTGCCGAAATAGACCGCAAAAAAGCGGAGGTTAAGGCTCAAGGCGTTGACATCATTGACCTCGGAGTGGGAGACCCGGACCTTTCCACCCCGCCCCATATAGTCAAAGCCATGCAGGAGGCCGCAGCCGACGGCAAATATCACCATTACCCGTCATATTCGGGCATGAGGGCCTTCAACGACGCGGTGGCCCGCTACTACAAGCGCCGTCACGGGGTGGAACTCGACCCGGACCGCGAGGTGATCACCCTCATCGGCTCCAAGGAGGGCATAGCCCACCTGCCCCTGGCCTACATAAATCCCGGAGACCTCGCCATAACGCCGAGCCCGGCCTACCCGGTCTATCAGGTGGCCGTTGGTTTTTGCGGGGGCGAATGCCACACCATGAACCTTTTGGAGGAAAACGATTTTCTGCCCGACCTTGCGCACCTCCCGGCCCAGATTCTGGACCGCGCCAAGCTGATGTTTTTAAATTACCCCAATAACCCCACGGCGGCCACGGCGGACGGAGACTTCTTCAACAAGGTGGTGTCCATGGCCGACTATCACAACTTCATAGTGTGCCACGACGCGGCCTATTCCGAGCTTTATTTCGATAATGAAGCGCCCGTGAGCTTTTTGGAGACCAAGGGGGCCAAGGACGTGGGCATCGAGTTCGGAAGCCTTTCCAAGACCTACAACATGACCGGCTGGCGCATCGGCTACGCCGTGGGCAACGCAGACGCCATAGCGGCCCTTGGAAAGGTGAAGAGCAACATCGATTCGGGCGCTTTCGACGCCGTCCAGGCGGCGGGAATCGTTGCTCTCGATTCCGACCAGTCCTGCGTTGTGGAAAACCGGGCGATCTTCCAGAACCGCCGGGACGTCCTGCTTGCGGGCCTGACGAAGCTGGGCCTTTCGGCCAGAAAGCCCAAGGCCACCTTCTACGTGTGGATAAGGGTGCCGGAAGGAAAGACCTCGGCGGACTTTTCCACGCTCCTTCTCACCCAATGCGGCATAGTGACCACCCCCGGAAACGGCTTCGGCGCTCCGGGAGAAGGCTACATCAGGATGGCGCTCACGGTTCCCGCCGAGAGGATCGAGGAGGCGTTGGCCCGCATGGCCAAATTGTAG
- a CDS encoding cytidine/deoxycytidylate deaminase family protein yields MPSAETPGAETPIPDNRPSWEEYFMEIASLVARRSTCRRRAVGAILVKDKRILTTGYNGAPMGLAHCLEIGCLREKLGVPSGERHELCRGLHAEQNAVIQAALHGVSIRGADLYCTNTPCSICAKMLINAGINKIYYASGYADDLGRSMLDEAGIELVQTAQPKGAKP; encoded by the coding sequence ATGCCCTCAGCCGAAACTCCCGGCGCGGAAACGCCGATACCGGACAACCGTCCGAGCTGGGAAGAATATTTCATGGAAATAGCCTCTCTTGTGGCCCGGCGCTCCACCTGCCGCAGGCGGGCCGTGGGGGCCATTCTGGTCAAGGACAAGCGCATCCTTACAACTGGCTACAACGGCGCGCCAATGGGGCTTGCCCACTGCCTGGAAATCGGCTGCCTGCGCGAAAAGCTGGGCGTGCCCTCCGGCGAGCGCCACGAGCTTTGCAGGGGCCTCCACGCCGAGCAGAACGCGGTGATCCAGGCGGCCCTGCACGGCGTCAGCATTCGGGGCGCGGACCTCTACTGCACCAACACCCCCTGCTCCATCTGCGCCAAAATGCTGATAAACGCCGGAATCAACAAGATATATTACGCGTCGGGCTACGCCGACGACCTCGGAAGGTCCATGCTGGATGAAGCCGGGATCGAACTCGTCCAAACCGCCCAACCGAAAGGGGCCAAGCCATGA
- the nrdR gene encoding transcriptional repressor NrdR, whose protein sequence is MKCPYCGEQEDKVIDSRPGKGGEAIRRRRECIGCGKRFTSYETVEKPEIMVIKKDGRREAFNAEKVRQGMIRACEKRPVSVSVIDSFVETLIQELLERGEKEIPTAVVGEKVMDKLRELDAVAYVRFASVYREFKDVNDFFAELKKILDKPTA, encoded by the coding sequence ATGAAATGTCCGTATTGCGGAGAACAGGAAGACAAGGTCATCGATTCCCGTCCTGGCAAGGGCGGCGAGGCCATCAGGCGGCGGCGGGAGTGCATCGGCTGCGGCAAGCGCTTCACCAGCTACGAGACGGTGGAAAAGCCGGAGATCATGGTGATCAAAAAGGACGGCCGCCGGGAGGCCTTCAACGCCGAAAAGGTCCGCCAGGGCATGATAAGGGCCTGCGAAAAGCGCCCGGTGTCGGTGTCCGTGATCGATTCCTTCGTGGAAACCCTGATCCAGGAGCTTCTGGAGCGCGGGGAAAAGGAAATTCCCACCGCAGTTGTGGGCGAAAAGGTCATGGACAAACTCCGGGAGCTGGACGCCGTGGCCTACGTGCGCTTCGCCTCGGTTTACCGTGAATTCAAGGACGTGAACGACTTTTTCGCGGAGCTCAAAAAGATTCTGGACAAGCCCACGGCTTAG
- the ribD gene encoding bifunctional diaminohydroxyphosphoribosylaminopyrimidine deaminase/5-amino-6-(5-phosphoribosylamino)uracil reductase RibD gives MATDKDYMALALSLAEKGRGTTSPNPMVGAVIVRDGQIVGQGWHERAGGPHAEVAAIAEAGEKSRGADLYVTLEPCNHTGRTGPCSEAVLATGIKRVVAAMHDPNPVAVGGLKRLAAAGVITECGIMEAEAKRLNEAFITSVTKNRPFVILKAAATLDGRTATKTGDSKWITGEESRAHAHTVRRAVDVILAGVGTVLADDPTLTARVPNLPVKNPVRAILDTHLKTPVSSALLRTAIESAIWIFCGPDPPEDKRAALEKAGAKVFPVALNSAGRVDVSAVMTIFNGQRVQSVLIEGGSLVHAAFFRNGPVDKVLLYFAPKILGGADGRPIFAGEGPEKIADCRNLHDVSVHRFGPDIMVEGYF, from the coding sequence ATGGCGACCGATAAGGATTACATGGCCCTGGCCTTAAGCCTTGCCGAAAAGGGCAGGGGAACCACATCGCCCAATCCCATGGTGGGGGCGGTGATCGTGAGGGACGGCCAAATCGTCGGGCAGGGCTGGCACGAGCGGGCGGGCGGCCCTCACGCGGAGGTTGCCGCAATAGCGGAGGCGGGCGAAAAATCACGCGGCGCGGATCTTTACGTGACCCTTGAGCCCTGCAACCACACCGGGCGCACCGGGCCGTGCTCCGAGGCCGTTCTCGCTACGGGTATAAAGCGGGTGGTGGCGGCCATGCATGACCCCAACCCGGTTGCGGTGGGGGGCCTGAAAAGGCTGGCAGCCGCCGGTGTAATCACCGAGTGCGGCATTATGGAGGCCGAGGCGAAAAGGCTCAACGAGGCCTTCATAACGTCCGTCACCAAAAACAGGCCCTTCGTGATTTTAAAGGCCGCCGCCACCCTGGACGGCCGAACCGCCACGAAAACCGGGGACTCCAAGTGGATAACGGGCGAGGAATCCCGCGCCCACGCCCACACAGTGCGCCGGGCCGTTGACGTGATACTGGCGGGAGTGGGGACGGTTCTTGCCGATGACCCCACCCTCACCGCAAGGGTCCCGAATCTTCCCGTCAAAAACCCGGTCCGTGCGATTCTGGACACGCATCTCAAAACCCCGGTGTCCTCGGCCCTGTTGCGCACAGCAATAGAATCGGCTATATGGATTTTTTGCGGGCCGGATCCGCCGGAAGATAAAAGGGCGGCCCTGGAAAAGGCGGGTGCAAAGGTCTTCCCCGTGGCCCTCAATTCCGCCGGACGGGTTGACGTAAGCGCTGTGATGACTATTTTTAACGGGCAACGTGTTCAAAGCGTCCTTATAGAGGGCGGGAGCCTCGTTCACGCGGCCTTTTTCCGAAACGGGCCGGTGGACAAGGTTCTGCTCTATTTCGCCCCAAAGATTCTGGGCGGCGCCGACGGAAGGCCGATATTCGCGGGCGAAGGCCCTGAAAAAATCGCGGATTGCAGGAATCTGCATGATGTCTCCGTCCACAGATTCGGACCGGACATCATGGTGGAAGGCTATTTTTAA